In Daphnia magna isolate NIES linkage group LG7, ASM2063170v1.1, whole genome shotgun sequence, a single genomic region encodes these proteins:
- the LOC123474222 gene encoding LOW QUALITY PROTEIN: uncharacterized protein LOC123474222 (The sequence of the model RefSeq protein was modified relative to this genomic sequence to represent the inferred CDS: deleted 1 base in 1 codon; substituted 1 base at 1 genomic stop codon), whose protein sequence is MVTGLDLVDIWKKLNKSEPGHTFYHPSGSSRLDRIYASRSFAENFVNIYLQSLSVSDHQSVQSTFTCNLDLPHRTRSPAGLWKLNTSILSEEGYQNYVKNFIHESANHPLRESNVANWWESVLKPGIKRISVDYSKQIARMIRETKFFYQSCIQEMAEADTFDWVAFHQLRKFSKSWEESTLKGYGIRSRCFEGQEVEEANIFHVNRARVNYRKCRIDKIIASNGTCLSTKEDISGEIISHFSKIFKNQPSPDILAGTDFLEGVRDCFKPTPNLTAPISLLEIKAALMAMKSNKSPGTDGIPYEFYVNFGTXSHPISWICSIISLKGKLLRHRRAKRRSG, encoded by the exons atggttactggtcttgatctggtagatatctggaaaaagctaaataaaAGTGAACCGGGGCACACCTTTTACCATCCCTCCGGTTCTTCTCGACTTGATAGGATATATGCTAGCCGATCTTTTGCAGAGaattttgtaaatatttatttgcaaTCTTTGTCGGTTAGTGATCATCAATCGGTACAATCAACTTTTACCTGCAATCTCGATCTCCCACATCGTACTAGATCCCCTGCTGGTTTGTGGAAATTAAATACTTCCATACTGTCAGAAGAAGGCTATCAAAACtatgtaaaaaattttattcatgaATCTGccaatcatcctcttagggaaagtaatgtcgcaaattggtgggagagtgtaCTGAAACCAGGTATCAAACGCATTTCGGTAGATTATTCTAAACAAATAGCTAGAATGATTAGggaaacgaaatttttctACCAGTCCTGCATTCAGGAgatggccgaagcagatacctttgattgggttgcctttcaccagttgaggaaattctcaaagtcttgggaggagagcacacttaaagggtatgggattcgttcccgctgctttgAAGGCCAAGAGGTGGAGGAAGCcaatatttttcatgtaaatagAGCTAGAGTTAACTACCGAAAATGTCGTATTGATAAAATCATTGCCTCTAATGGCACatgcttatcgaccaaagaggacattTCAGGAGAGATTATTTCACATTtcagtaaaattttcaaaaatcaaccttctcctgacatactggcaggTACTGATTTTCTTGagggagtaagagattgctttaagccaaccccaaacctgACTGCACCAATTTCCCTCCTTGAGATTAAAGCTGCTCTGATGgcgatgaaatcaaacaagtctcctggcaccgatggcattccttacgagttttacgta aattttgggacaTGATCGCACCCcatttcttggatatgttCAATCATATCCTTGAAAGGGAAACTCTTACGTCatcgcagggccaagcggcgatcaggctaa
- the LOC123474223 gene encoding uncharacterized protein LOC123474223: MKRVNTASSTSQAHIRRMRREAYQNVEVANLSQFQVERDINSICEPVFQDYTKRSLEFLKIQFREMTAKIDDILDSRPKPCICTIQRIEENEQQFLLHLDSFDAIEHLENSMKDQQSRQQMILLLLRIGGINLQKTVYAIMEKLFSYEIGTKFTWTGKSSKGIEKAKFSDLKNIYAAISGAVLSVTKTLLVMRKLQLKCSIK; encoded by the exons ATGAAAAGGGTTAATACTGCTAGCAGCACATCTCAGGCTCACATAAGGAGAATGCGTCGGGAGGCATATCAAAACGTGGAGGTTGCTAATTTGTCTCAGTTTCAAGTTGAACGTGACATCAACAGTATTTGTGAACCAG TATTTCAAGACTACACTAAAAGaagtttggaatttttaaaaatccaatttcgAGAAATGACTGCAAAAATCGACGATATTTTGGACTCGAGACCGAAACCGTGTATTTGTACAATACAAAGAATCGAAGAAAATGAACAGCAATTCCTTTTGCATTTGGATTCGTTCGATGCTATTGAACATCttgaaaattcaatgaagGACCAACAATCTCGACAACAAATG atcCTTTTGCTGCTCCGTATCGGTGGAATAAATCTCCAGAAAACGGTttatgcaataatggaaaagTTATTCTCATACGAAATTGGAACTAAGTTCACTTGGACGGGAAAATCCTCAAAAGGAATCGAGAAAGCTAAATTTTCTGATCTGAAGAATATCTATGCTGCAATCTCTG GTGCCGTCCTCTCGGTAACAAAGACCTTGCTGGTGATGAGAAAACTACAGTTAAAGTGCAGTATCAAGTAA